A single region of the Pseudorhodoplanes sp. genome encodes:
- a CDS encoding xanthine dehydrogenase family protein molybdopterin-binding subunit, with translation MSYRFIGKSLSRTEDVRLIQGLGRYTGDLVPPGHCRLYVLRSPYAAARIRGFDTAAAEQSEGVHLVLTGHDPRILALGPMPSKVKRQAPDGKPNFEPPYRALNALAQFVGDGVVAVFADTLDQAKDAAEKIEIDWVPRPAVTDTRRAAEPGMPQVWEQSPNNICFTFEAGNKGAVAAAMEKAAHKVSLSFNVNRITAVPMESRIAIGAYDPTDDLYTLQCGVQNPHAVRADLADGVLKVPGNKVRVIAPDVGGAFGLKESPFAEYVLTLIGSKIIGRPVFWMADRSESFACDYHARDNVSTVTLGLDRDGTFIALDIETIANIGAYIATMGLHSPTNNLGGLSGVYRTPHIHAQVTGVFTNTPPTAPYRGAGRPEATYAIERVIDVAAQRLGFDRVELRRRNLIAPNEMPYNTGFIFTYDSGEFEKNMDIALAVTRFADFPKRRKEALKRGKLAGIAVVNAIEISAGPVGAPLTESAEIRFDATGSVTVVLGLHSHGQGHEITFKQIVADILGLGLDDISVRYGDTDRIEHGTGTFGSRSVIAGSVSLIRSADRLVERGKRIAAVHFEADPGDIVFEGGQFSVAGTDKCVTLKEVARLSYTLRDESLGGDFGLAEKVVAAPSAPTFPNGCHVCEVEIDPETGRCSVVRYCVVDDVGRIVNPKLVKGQIHGGVAQGVGQILRENIAYDDDGQLLTGSFMDYGMPRASDFPDIICESNEVLTPTNPLGVKGAGEAGTVGALPAVVNAIVDALSPCGVEHIDMPVTSEKIWRAIQDSQKER, from the coding sequence ATGTCTTATCGCTTCATCGGAAAATCGCTCTCCCGCACCGAAGACGTCCGTCTGATCCAGGGGCTCGGCCGCTACACAGGCGACCTCGTCCCGCCTGGGCATTGCCGTCTCTATGTGCTGCGCTCCCCTTATGCCGCCGCGCGCATCCGCGGCTTCGACACCGCGGCAGCCGAGCAAAGTGAAGGCGTCCATCTGGTGCTGACCGGTCACGATCCCCGCATTCTGGCGCTCGGCCCGATGCCGTCCAAAGTGAAACGGCAAGCGCCCGACGGAAAACCGAATTTCGAACCGCCTTACCGCGCCCTCAACGCGCTGGCGCAGTTTGTCGGCGATGGCGTGGTCGCGGTCTTCGCCGATACGCTCGATCAGGCGAAAGACGCGGCGGAAAAAATCGAAATTGACTGGGTGCCGCGGCCGGCGGTGACGGATACGCGGCGCGCAGCCGAGCCTGGTATGCCGCAAGTCTGGGAGCAATCGCCCAACAACATCTGCTTCACCTTCGAAGCGGGCAACAAGGGCGCGGTCGCGGCGGCGATGGAGAAGGCCGCACACAAGGTCAGCCTCAGCTTCAATGTCAACCGCATCACAGCCGTGCCCATGGAATCGCGCATCGCCATTGGTGCCTACGATCCAACAGACGACCTCTACACTCTGCAATGCGGCGTGCAGAACCCGCATGCCGTGCGTGCCGATCTTGCCGACGGTGTCCTGAAGGTGCCAGGCAATAAGGTGCGCGTGATCGCCCCCGATGTCGGCGGTGCCTTCGGCCTGAAGGAATCACCCTTCGCCGAGTATGTGCTGACGCTGATCGGATCGAAGATCATCGGCCGGCCGGTCTTCTGGATGGCGGATCGCAGCGAGAGCTTTGCCTGCGACTATCACGCGCGCGACAATGTCTCGACAGTCACGCTCGGCCTTGATCGCGACGGCACATTCATTGCGCTGGACATCGAGACTATTGCGAATATCGGCGCCTATATCGCCACTATGGGGCTGCATTCGCCGACCAACAATCTGGGCGGATTGTCGGGCGTCTATCGCACGCCCCACATTCACGCACAGGTGACCGGTGTGTTCACCAATACGCCGCCGACCGCGCCATATCGCGGGGCGGGGCGGCCGGAAGCCACCTATGCGATCGAGCGCGTGATCGATGTCGCCGCGCAGCGGTTGGGATTCGATCGGGTGGAGTTGCGGCGCCGCAATCTGATCGCGCCGAACGAGATGCCTTACAATACCGGCTTCATCTTCACATATGATTCCGGCGAGTTCGAAAAGAACATGGATATCGCGCTCGCCGTGACGCGATTTGCCGATTTTCCCAAGCGTCGCAAGGAAGCATTAAAACGCGGGAAACTGGCGGGGATCGCCGTAGTCAATGCCATCGAGATTTCGGCAGGCCCGGTCGGTGCGCCGCTCACCGAAAGTGCAGAAATCCGTTTCGATGCGACCGGCAGCGTCACCGTGGTGCTCGGCTTGCATTCGCACGGGCAGGGGCACGAAATCACTTTTAAGCAAATCGTGGCCGATATCCTGGGGCTCGGTCTTGACGATATTTCGGTGCGCTATGGCGATACCGATCGCATCGAGCACGGCACCGGCACCTTCGGCAGCCGCTCCGTCATCGCCGGCAGCGTGTCGCTGATCAGATCGGCAGATCGCCTTGTCGAGCGCGGTAAGAGGATCGCCGCCGTGCATTTCGAGGCCGATCCCGGCGATATCGTGTTCGAAGGCGGCCAGTTTTCCGTGGCCGGCACCGACAAGTGCGTCACACTCAAGGAAGTCGCGCGTCTCTCCTATACATTACGCGACGAGAGCCTTGGCGGCGATTTCGGCCTGGCGGAAAAGGTCGTCGCCGCGCCGTCCGCGCCGACATTTCCCAACGGCTGCCATGTTTGCGAAGTGGAGATCGATCCCGAAACCGGCCGCTGCAGCGTCGTTCGGTACTGCGTGGTCGATGACGTTGGCCGCATCGTCAATCCCAAGCTGGTCAAGGGTCAAATTCACGGCGGCGTGGCGCAGGGCGTCGGGCAGATCCTGCGTGAGAACATCGCCTATGACGACGATGGCCAACTCCTGACCGGCTCCTTCATGGATTACGGGATGCCGCGCGCATCCGATTTTCCCGACATCATTTGCGAAAGCAACGAAGTGCTGACGCCGACCAACCCGCTCGGCGTCAAGGGCGCAGGTGAGGCTGGCACGGTCGGCGCCTTGCCCGCGGTAGTGAACGCGATCGTCGACGCGTTGTCTCCATGCGGCGTCGAGCACATTGACATGCCGGTGACGTCTGAAAAAATCTGGCGCGCAATCCAGGACTCGCAAAAAGAGCGGTGA